In Phlebotomus papatasi isolate M1 chromosome 1, Ppap_2.1, whole genome shotgun sequence, the following proteins share a genomic window:
- the LOC129798408 gene encoding retinol dehydrogenase 12-like: MSLFYILIPVGVGATLYLIRKLREHHFGWVRNHSSLKDRVYVVTGANTGLGFETTRSLVIRHATVILACRDINKAQKAINEIRKETENGQMIPMELDLASFDSVRAFAAKLKMEHPHFDCLINNAGLAIKTEQYTKENFELHFGVNHLGHFLLTSLLSDVIKQNNSRIVVVSSKMHEKAFLDFENLGKWVTPPNRERTNRHYNNSKLANFYFAKELYRKGYDAHVLCPGLCHTDFFRDYNPKWYHYILFSPIAWWYLRSARQGAQNIIHCATDDVNTDEKNPGTNYLIVNLKQTKSKARIRDEDSLKLWSESEKLIGRKFD; the protein is encoded by the coding sequence ATGTCTTTGTTTTACATCTTAATTCCTGTGGGAGTGGGAGCCACATTATATTTGATAAGGAAACTGCGAGAACATCATTTTGGATGGGTAAGGAACCATTCCAGTCTCAAGGATCGTGTTTATGTGGTGACAGGTGCAAACACTGGATTGGGATTTGAAACTACCCGATCCCTCGTAATTCGTCATGCCACTGTAATTTTGGCATGTAGGGACATAAATAAGGCACAAAAAGCTATAAATGAGATCCGGAAGGAGACAGAGAACGGACAAATGATTCCGATGGAACTGGATCTGGCATCCTTTGACTCTGTTAGAGCTTTTGCTGCAAAACTGAAGATGGAACATCCTCATTTTGATTGCCTGATCAATAATGCtggattagctattaaaacTGAACAGTacacaaaggaaaattttgagtTGCATTTTGGGGTGAATCATTTGGGTCACTTTCTGCTCACGAGTCTCCTTAGTGATGTGATCAAACAAAACAATTCAAGGATTGTTGTAGTATCGTCGAAAATGCATGAAAAGGCATTTCTAGACTTCGAGAATTTGGGAAAATGGGTGACTCCTCCTAATAGGGAGAGAACTAATCGGCATTATAATAACTCAAAGTTAGCCAATTTTTACTTCGCTAAAGAGTTGTATCGCAAAGGCTATGATGCTCATGTTCTCTGTCCAGGACTGTGTCATACTGATTTTTTCAGAGACTACAATCCAAAGTGGTACCACTATATCCTTTTTTCACCAATTGCCTGGTGGTATTTGAGATCTGCTCGTCAGGGAGCTCAAAATATAATTCACTGCGCCACAGATGATGTCAACACTGACGAAAAAAATCCCGGAACAAATTATTTGATCGTGAACCTAAAACAAACCAAGTCCAAGGCACGGATCAGAGATGAAGATTCTCTCAAACTCTGGAGTGAAAGTGAAAAGTTAATTGGTCGAAAATTCGACTAA
- the LOC129798411 gene encoding aprataxin-like protein: protein MSHWSQNLLKSMQDPQAILIKSELLTVIQDKYPKAKHHYLILPHQNIESIFQLKRCHLSLLDEMELMAKNTVEIIGGKLSDFKIGYHAQPSMKRLHLHTISNDFISSSLKTKKHWNSFNTDLFIPARKLYDMLENQGKIERYPAHVVNTLLSQDLQCNKCSYIAENMPNLKQHLLLHDK from the exons ATGAGTCATTGGtcacaaaatttgttaaaatcaaTGCAAGACCCTCAAGCAATTTTGATTAAGAGTGAATTACTAACTGTGATCCAGGACAAGTACCCTAAAGCTAAACATCATTATCTCATTCTTCCACATCAAAACATTGAAAGTATTTTTCAG TTGAAAAGGTGCCACTTGTCTTTGCTAGACGAGATGGAATTAATGGCTAAGAATACTGTAGAAATAATTGGAGGAAAACTCAGTGACTTCAAGATAGGTTATCATGCTCAACCGAGTATGAAGAGACTGCATCTCCATACCATTTCTAATGACTTTATCTCATCCAGCCTGAAAACGAAGAAACACTGGAACAGCTTCAACACAGACTTGTTCATCCCAGCGAGAAAATTGTACGATATGCTTGAGAATCAGGGAAAAATCGAGAGATATCCAGCGCATGTAGTTAATACTCTGCTTTCCCAGGATTTACAATGCAACAAATGTTCTTACATAGCAGAGAATATGCCAAATCTTAAACAACATCTTTTATTGCAtgataaataa